The Etheostoma cragini isolate CJK2018 chromosome 5, CSU_Ecrag_1.0, whole genome shotgun sequence genome contains a region encoding:
- the hspb8 gene encoding heat shock protein beta-8 — translation MAEGDFYTMGNRQRFPRDPFGESPFRDQSPFRDQLASRFMDDEFGMPPFPEDLSMDWPGWARPGRLSSRLSSSPFSSSLRTGFPSRQSTGGPTLYTSRYGEPSSRSSPTTTGGEPWKVCVNVHSFKPEELNVKTRDGFVEVSGKHEEKQEEGGIVTKNFTKKIQIPIDVDAQTVFASLSPEGVLIIEARQTPPYYLFSNEGSQGGDTQEVEALNLEDAPLV, via the exons ATGGCAGAGGGAGACTTCTACACGATGGGAAACCGGCAGAGGTTTCCCAGGGATCCGTTTGGAGAATCGCCGTTCAGGGATCAGTCTCCGTTCAGGGATCAGCTCGCGTCTCGGTTCATGGATGATGAATTCGGAATGCCACCTTTCCCCGAGGATTTGTCTATGGACTGGCCGGGTTGGGCTCGACCGGGTCGGTTAAGCTCGCGCCTCAGTTCTTCGCCCTTCAGCAGTAGTTTACGCACAGGTTTCCCGTCGCGTCAGTCCACGGGAGGCCCAACGCTGTACACCAGCAGGTACGGCGAGCCTTCCTCCCGGAGCTCCCCCACCACCACCGGGGGGGAACCGTGGAAAGTTTGCGTGAACGTCCACAGCTTCAAACCAGAGGAATTAAACGTCAAAACGAGAGACGGATTTGTAGAAGTGTCAG gaaaacatgaagagaagcaggaagAAGGAGGCATAGTGACAAAGAATTTCACAAAGAAGATTCA GATCCCGATAGATGTGGACGCTCAGACCGTTTTCGCTTCCTTGTCCCCCGAGGGCGTCCTCATCATCGAAGCCCGGCAGACGCCTCCGTATTACCTCTTCAGCAACGAGGGCTCCCAGGGTGGAGACACACAGGAGGTCGAGGCCCTTAACCTCGAAGACGCCCCTTTGGTCTAA